One Arvicanthis niloticus isolate mArvNil1 chromosome 3, mArvNil1.pat.X, whole genome shotgun sequence DNA segment encodes these proteins:
- the LOC117705912 gene encoding eosinophil cationic protein-like, with the protein MGLKMLESQLCLLLLLGLVLLLASCQPPTPSQWFKIQHIYNSAYPRCDDAMRVVNSYTGKCKDINTFLHTTFADVVGVCGNPHTTCKDGISTNCHDSSSWVSITFCNLTTPASTYTQCRYQTTGSVKFYTVACDNRTAHDSPIYPVVPVHLDTIF; encoded by the coding sequence ATGGGTCTGAAGATGCTTGAGTCCCAACtttgtctcctgctgctgctgggactTGTCCTACTGCTTGCCTCATGCCAGCCACCAACCCCTTCCCAGTGGTTTAAAATTCAGCACATCTATAATAGTGCCTATCCCAGATGTGATGATGCAATGCGGGTTGTTAACAGTTATACAGGAAAATGTAAGGACATTAATACTTTTCTTCATACAACTTTTGCTGatgttgttggtgtgtgtggcaATCCACATACCACCTGCAAAGATGGTATAAGTACAAATTGTCATGATAGTTCATCTTGGGTATCCATAACTTTCTGTAACCTCACAACTCCGGCAAGCACTTATACCCAATGCAGATACCAAACAACAGGATCAGTCAAGTTCTACACAGTTGCCTGTGACAACAGAACTGCACATGACAGTCCCATCTATCCAGTGGTTCCGGTTCACTTGGATACAATATTTTAG